The DNA window GTGATTGCGCTGGTGAATAACCTGGGGGCCACGCCGCTTTCCGAATTGTACGGTGTTTACCACCGCCTGACGGCGCTCTGCGCCGAGGCCGGCATTATCATTGAACGCGATCTGGTGGGCTCTTATTGCACCTCGCTGGATATGCAGGGGGTTTCCATCACCTTACTGAAAGCCGATGACGAGGTGCTGTCGTTGTGGGATGCACCGGTAAAAACGCCCGCATTACGCTGGGGATGTTAGGTAAACGTAGGGCTGTGGGCCGGGTTAAGGCCCACGGCGAGGCGCTTGCCGCGCTAAGCCCGCAGCAAGTCATGGCCTGAGGAGGAAACATGGCATTAACGAAACAGCAGGTGGTGGATTGGCTAATGCGCTGTGCGGCAGTGTTTGCCGAACAGCGTGATTTTCTGACGCGCCTGGATACCGAGATTGGCGATGCCGATCATGGCCTGAATATGAACCGCGGCTTCAATAAAGTGGCGGAAAAACTGCCTTCGGTGGCGGACAAGGACATCGGTTTTATCCTGAAAAATACCGGGATGACATTGCTGTCTAGCGTCGGGGGCGCCAGCGGCCCGCTGTTCGGTACGTTTTTCATCCGCGCCGCGCAGGCGGCCAATGCCAAGCAAAGCCTGGATTTGGAAGAATTGCACCAGGTGATGCAGCAAGGGGTGGAAGGCGTGGTGATGCGCGGCAAAGCCGAGCCGGGCGATAAAACCATGTGTGATGTTTGGTGGCCGGTGGTGGCGAGCCTGGGGCAATCCGCCCGGCAGCAGCTTAACCTGGTCGATGCGCTGGATATCGCCGTCGGCGAGGCGGAAAAAGCCGTGGAAAGCACCATCACCATGCAGGCGCGCAAGGGGCGGGCCAGCTACCTGGGGGAACGCAGCATTGGCTATCAGGATCCGGGGGCGACCTCGGTAATGCTGATGATAAAAACATTGGCGCAGGTGGTTGGCTAAGCCATGCCTGCCGCGGTGCGTATACCGTGGCGTTTGGCTTGGTTAAGGCAACCCCAGGGAGGTGAGATGATCAATATCGTGGTGGTTTCGCACAGTGCGCAATTGGCGCGCGGCGTGCAGGAATTAGCGCAGCAGATGATGCGCGCCGATGGTTGCCAACTGGCGTTGGCGGCCGGGGTGGATGATGAAGAACACCCTATCGGCACGGATGCCGTCAAAGTGATGGACGCGATCAACAGCGTTGCCCAGGGCGACGGAATTGTGGTGCTGATGGATTTGGGCAGCGCGTTATTAAGTGCGGAAACGGCGTTGGAACTGCTGGAGCCGGCGGTGGCGGCAAAAGTCAAACTGTGTTCGGCGCCGCTGGTGGAAGGCACTCTGGCGGCGGTGGTGGCCGCCAATGCCGGTGCGCCGCTGGCGCAGGTGCTGGCTGAGGCGCAGGGGGCGTTGCAGGCCAAACAGGCCCAGCTCGGCGAGGCGCCGGGCGCCGAGGAAAACGTCGGCCTGCCGTTGACCGAGGGGAAAAGCGTCAGTTGGCTGGTGCAAAACCCGCACGGCCTGCATGCCCGGCCGGCGGCGCGGCTAGCGGAAACCCTGGCGCCCTTCGACGCCGAACTGCTGTTGGAAAAAAACGGGCAATGCGTTAACCCGCGCAGCCTGAACCAACTGGCGCTCTTGCAGGTGCGCCACGGCGATACCATCCGCCTGATCGCTAACGGCACACAGGCCGATCAGGCGCTGGCGGCGTTTAAAGCGTTGGCGGAACAGCATTTTGGCGAAACGATATCGGCCCAGCAGCAGCCATCGCTGCACGGCATGCCGGTGGCGGAAAGCGTCAGCACCGGCCCGGTGTTGCAAGCCGCCAGTTTCTGGCCGGCGGTGGCTGAAAAATTGATCGGCGCCGATGACGTGATTAACGAGCAACAACGGCTGCGGGAAGCCCTGCAACATACGCTGAGCGATCTAAACAAGTT is part of the Gibbsiella quercinecans genome and encodes:
- the dhaL gene encoding dihydroxyacetone kinase subunit DhaL, whose amino-acid sequence is MALTKQQVVDWLMRCAAVFAEQRDFLTRLDTEIGDADHGLNMNRGFNKVAEKLPSVADKDIGFILKNTGMTLLSSVGGASGPLFGTFFIRAAQAANAKQSLDLEELHQVMQQGVEGVVMRGKAEPGDKTMCDVWWPVVASLGQSARQQLNLVDALDIAVGEAEKAVESTITMQARKGRASYLGERSIGYQDPGATSVMLMIKTLAQVVG
- the dhaM gene encoding dihydroxyacetone kinase phosphoryl donor subunit DhaM; its protein translation is MINIVVVSHSAQLARGVQELAQQMMRADGCQLALAAGVDDEEHPIGTDAVKVMDAINSVAQGDGIVVLMDLGSALLSAETALELLEPAVAAKVKLCSAPLVEGTLAAVVAANAGAPLAQVLAEAQGALQAKQAQLGEAPGAEENVGLPLTEGKSVSWLVQNPHGLHARPAARLAETLAPFDAELLLEKNGQCVNPRSLNQLALLQVRHGDTIRLIANGTQADQALAAFKALAEQHFGETISAQQQPSLHGMPVAESVSTGPVLQAASFWPAVAEKLIGADDVINEQQRLREALQHTLSDLNKLAERTATLIGKPQAGIFGAHSMLLDDPDLQQQAYARIAQRLYCAERAWREVLEAVADDYLALDDAYLRARELDVRDLLRRTLCHLQQQTIPPIPLAEPVILMMDEIMPSDVVMLDRRMVLGICLSGGSVVSHSAILAKAMGIPMVVGLSGCMEKTRSGQKVMLDAARGVLQLSH